A section of the Bacillus sp. HSf4 genome encodes:
- a CDS encoding DUF2627 domain-containing protein, producing MGRLIALLILLIPGALAAAGIKLMRDTVFGVLIDPFQILWLQGLTGMICFAGGLYLLGGFIFYRDRKRNQVSPRFRKKQNN from the coding sequence ATGGGGAGACTGATCGCACTGCTGATTTTGCTGATTCCCGGCGCTTTGGCTGCTGCAGGCATCAAATTAATGCGGGACACGGTTTTCGGGGTTTTAATCGATCCTTTTCAAATCCTTTGGCTTCAAGGGCTTACCGGTATGATTTGTTTTGCCGGCGGACTGTATTTGTTGGGCGGATTTATTTTTTACAGAGACCGCAAGCGAAACCAGGTGAGCCCTCGATTTAGAAAAAAACAGAACAATTAA
- a CDS encoding glycerophosphodiester phosphodiesterase, which yields MTKIFAHRGASGTFPENTMTAFEHAAALGADGIELDVQMTKDGRLVVIHDEKLDRTTSLTGYVKDYTYQDLKTGDASHRFSEKTGFVPVPTLEEVFDWAATGDFLVNVELKNSIVRYHGMEEKVMALISEYQLQDRMILSSFNHESLVLCRRLNPEIELAALYMDVIYHPEQYIEMIPASGFHPYLRSMSEHTIKNAHQKQKAVRPFTVNREEDMKRLMEAGVDGFFTDFPEKALQLKKTMS from the coding sequence ATGACGAAAATTTTTGCACACAGAGGCGCTTCAGGGACGTTTCCTGAAAATACAATGACGGCATTCGAACATGCGGCCGCTTTAGGCGCCGACGGCATCGAGTTGGATGTGCAAATGACGAAAGACGGCCGGCTTGTCGTGATTCACGATGAAAAGCTTGACAGAACGACATCGCTGACAGGTTATGTTAAAGATTATACATATCAGGACCTCAAAACGGGAGACGCAAGTCATCGCTTTTCTGAAAAGACCGGTTTTGTCCCGGTCCCGACTCTTGAAGAGGTGTTTGATTGGGCGGCGACAGGCGATTTTCTCGTGAATGTTGAACTGAAAAACAGCATTGTCCGCTATCATGGAATGGAAGAAAAAGTGATGGCGCTGATTTCCGAATATCAGCTTCAGGATCGGATGATTCTTTCTTCTTTTAATCATGAAAGTCTCGTTCTTTGCCGGCGGCTGAACCCTGAAATCGAACTGGCCGCCCTTTATATGGATGTGATTTATCACCCTGAACAGTATATTGAGATGATTCCCGCCTCCGGGTTTCATCCCTACCTCCGCTCCATGTCGGAACATACGATCAAAAACGCTCACCAGAAGCAGAAAGCAGTCAGGCCGTTTACCGTCAACCGCGAGGAGGATATGAAAAGACTGATGGAAGCCGGTGTTGACGGTTTCTTCACCGATTTTCCCGAAAAAGCGCTCCAGCTCAAGAAAACCATGTCGTAA
- a CDS encoding serine acetyltransferase has protein sequence MILTKTDLRYYLEQDKKALGISKRKRAKWFGDDIWKYQIALRKHEYYTNTNSKVFKHIYRYLHKKKGLRLGYDIPVNVFGPGLRINHYGMLIVNSNAKIGANCDIHQGVNIGQNHDHHDVPTIGDNVWIGPGAKLFGNIHIADGISIGANAVVNKSFTEANITIAGVPAKKIKGKQVVQQQG, from the coding sequence GTGATCTTAACGAAAACTGATCTTCGCTATTATCTCGAACAAGACAAAAAAGCGTTGGGAATCTCCAAACGCAAGCGGGCTAAATGGTTTGGCGATGATATATGGAAGTATCAGATAGCCCTTCGCAAACATGAATATTATACAAATACCAATTCCAAGGTGTTCAAGCACATCTACCGGTATCTGCATAAAAAGAAAGGATTGAGGCTCGGCTATGATATCCCGGTGAATGTATTCGGCCCAGGGTTGAGAATCAACCATTACGGCATGCTCATCGTCAACAGCAATGCTAAAATAGGCGCAAACTGCGACATTCATCAAGGGGTTAACATCGGGCAAAATCATGATCATCATGATGTTCCTACGATTGGCGACAATGTCTGGATCGGACCTGGAGCCAAGCTTTTTGGCAACATTCACATTGCCGACGGCATTTCGATCGGAGCGAACGCCGTAGTCAACAAATCTTTTACTGAAGCAAACATAACGATCGCCGGCGTACCGGCCAAAAAAATTAAAGGGAAACAGGTTGTGCAGCAGCAAGGATAA
- a CDS encoding N-acetylmuramoyl-L-alanine amidase: protein MKWLVKSLFIVLCSFVMVLPGAFAAEPLSGKTVYVDAGHGGEDSGAVGNGLLEKDVNLDVSKLLNEKLQDEGADTVMTRTDDTFLTLDDRVAKADADGSDLFISIHANSAVPEASGTETYFDSTYQAAESERLASEIQERLPGALETADRGVKESPFYVIKHSKMPSALVELGFITNESDADKLISSQYQKKAADSIAEAVVSYYE from the coding sequence GTGAAATGGCTAGTAAAGAGCTTATTTATAGTGCTATGTTCTTTTGTGATGGTTCTTCCCGGTGCTTTTGCGGCAGAACCGCTTTCCGGAAAAACGGTTTATGTCGATGCAGGGCATGGGGGAGAAGACAGCGGAGCGGTCGGAAACGGACTTTTGGAGAAGGATGTTAATCTTGATGTATCCAAGTTGCTGAATGAAAAATTGCAGGATGAAGGGGCAGACACAGTCATGACGAGAACGGATGATACGTTTTTGACCCTTGACGATCGTGTGGCAAAGGCGGATGCCGACGGCTCAGATCTTTTCATCAGCATTCATGCAAACTCTGCTGTACCTGAAGCTTCAGGTACAGAGACGTATTTTGACTCGACGTATCAAGCGGCTGAAAGCGAGCGCCTGGCATCGGAAATCCAAGAGCGGCTTCCCGGTGCGTTGGAAACCGCGGACAGAGGAGTAAAAGAGTCGCCGTTTTATGTCATCAAGCATTCAAAAATGCCGAGTGCTTTAGTTGAACTGGGTTTTATCACAAATGAATCTGATGCCGATAAACTCATCAGTTCACAATATCAAAAAAAAGCGGCCGATTCGATCGCTGAAGCTGTCGTTTCTTATTATGAATAA
- a CDS encoding sigma 54-interacting transcriptional regulator, which translates to MQKVLIVGAGKGGTALLDLLLKTKSLNIAAVIDKNPAAPGLIFAQENKIETALDWTPYITKQIDIIIETTGDPDVLQQVMRKKHDRTIVVPGSLAYIISQLMNEKQQLIQMLKEQTYKHDRIFNSMNDGMIFIDIREEIILFNKMAEEMTGTKRREAIGQHIKNVIPTTKLPRILNTREPEYNQKQFLHPNRQIVTTRIPIIDDGGTLLGALSIFKDITDAVELAEEVTNLKEVRTMLEAIIQSSDEAISVVDENGNGMMINRAYTKMTGLTKEQVIGKPANTDISEGESMHLKVLETRRPVRGVRMKVGPNKKEVIVNVAPIIVDGILKGSIGVIHDVSEIQSLTNELNRARQIIRTLEAKYTFADIIGSSEQMLVALEQAKLGAKTPATILLRGESGTGKELFAHAIHNESDRKYNKFVRVNCAAISESLLESELFGYEEGAFSGARRGGKKGFFEEANNGSIFLDEIGELSLNTQAKLLRVLQEKEIVRVGGTKPIPVNVRIIAATNVNIEKALADGRFREDLYYRINRYPISIPPLRQRKEDIEALSRHLIGKINQEYGRNVKGLTKHALKSLKARKWPGNVRELENVLERAMIFLKPQMEFIDLEHLPEADLPKKKTEIGYAFPDIENEKLSDAVERFEAHVIKEMLEKYQYNRTKTAKALGVSIRNLYYKMDKYNLAKGGMQ; encoded by the coding sequence ATACAAAAAGTACTGATTGTTGGTGCTGGAAAAGGGGGAACAGCTCTCTTAGATTTGCTGTTGAAAACAAAGTCGCTCAATATCGCCGCAGTCATTGACAAAAACCCAGCGGCTCCCGGGCTCATCTTTGCTCAGGAGAATAAGATCGAAACGGCTCTGGACTGGACGCCATACATAACAAAACAGATCGACATCATCATTGAAACAACCGGTGATCCTGATGTATTGCAGCAAGTGATGCGGAAAAAACACGACAGAACGATTGTTGTGCCGGGTTCGCTCGCATATATCATCTCCCAGCTGATGAATGAAAAACAGCAGCTGATCCAGATGCTCAAAGAACAAACCTATAAGCATGACCGCATTTTTAATTCAATGAATGACGGCATGATTTTTATCGACATTCGTGAAGAGATTATCCTGTTCAACAAAATGGCTGAAGAAATGACCGGAACAAAGCGCCGTGAAGCGATCGGTCAGCACATCAAGAATGTCATTCCGACTACGAAGCTTCCCCGCATCCTGAATACGAGGGAGCCTGAATACAACCAAAAACAGTTTTTGCATCCGAACAGACAGATTGTCACGACGAGAATTCCGATCATCGATGACGGAGGGACGCTTTTAGGTGCGCTCAGCATATTTAAAGACATTACCGATGCGGTCGAACTGGCTGAAGAGGTGACGAACCTGAAGGAAGTCAGAACGATGCTTGAAGCGATTATTCAGTCTTCTGATGAAGCCATTTCTGTCGTCGATGAAAACGGAAACGGAATGATGATCAACAGGGCGTATACAAAGATGACGGGCCTGACGAAAGAGCAGGTGATCGGCAAACCTGCGAACACGGATATTTCAGAAGGTGAAAGCATGCATTTAAAGGTGCTTGAAACAAGGCGGCCGGTCAGAGGCGTCAGAATGAAGGTCGGACCGAATAAAAAGGAAGTGATCGTCAATGTCGCGCCGATTATCGTTGACGGTATCCTGAAAGGCAGCATCGGCGTCATCCACGACGTTTCAGAAATCCAATCGCTGACGAACGAGCTCAACAGGGCTCGTCAAATTATCCGTACGCTTGAAGCGAAATATACATTTGCCGATATTATCGGCTCAAGCGAGCAGATGCTTGTCGCGCTTGAACAGGCAAAATTGGGGGCGAAGACCCCTGCGACGATTTTGCTGAGAGGCGAATCCGGAACGGGGAAAGAGCTTTTTGCCCATGCCATACATAACGAAAGTGACCGAAAGTATAATAAGTTTGTCCGGGTCAACTGTGCGGCCATTTCAGAATCGCTGCTGGAATCAGAGCTGTTCGGCTATGAGGAAGGCGCCTTTTCCGGAGCGAGGCGCGGCGGAAAAAAGGGCTTTTTTGAAGAAGCGAACAACGGCAGCATTTTCTTGGATGAAATTGGGGAACTCTCGTTAAATACACAGGCAAAGCTGCTCCGTGTGCTGCAGGAGAAGGAAATCGTCAGGGTCGGCGGGACGAAGCCGATTCCTGTAAACGTCCGAATTATTGCCGCAACAAACGTTAATATTGAAAAAGCGCTGGCAGACGGCAGATTTCGCGAAGATTTGTACTACCGGATCAATCGTTATCCGATATCGATACCGCCGCTCAGACAGCGAAAGGAAGATATCGAAGCCTTGAGCCGGCATTTGATCGGAAAAATCAATCAGGAATACGGCCGCAATGTAAAGGGCCTGACGAAACATGCGCTCAAATCCTTAAAAGCGCGAAAGTGGCCGGGCAATGTCAGGGAGCTTGAAAATGTCCTGGAGCGGGCTATGATTTTTTTGAAGCCGCAGATGGAATTTATCGATCTCGAACACTTGCCTGAAGCAGACCTCCCGAAAAAGAAAACAGAAATCGGATACGCTTTTCCGGATATCGAAAATGAAAAGCTTTCCGACGCCGTTGAACGGTTTGAAGCTCATG